DNA sequence from the Methylomonas albis genome:
ACTCACCATAAGGATTGTAAGTAAGCGCGGTGTCCGGCACGGTTAATACGGCACTCTGTTTGCCGGAAACGATTTGCACTTGGGCAAACATGCCGGGATGCAACTTTCTATCTTGATTTGCTAAGCGGGCCTGCACTTTCAAAGAGCGGCTTTGTTGTTCCACCGCCGGGCTGATCGCCACGATCTCGCCGCTGAATCCTGTATCCGGGTATGCCTGGACATTAATAGTGACTTGTTGGCTTAAACTGAGTTGGCTCAGATAGCGCTCCGGTAAGTTGAAATCAAGAAAGATGGGGTCCAACTTTTGCAACAAAATTAACGCTGAGCCCACTGGTAAATATTGGCCTAAATCGACTTGGCGTATGCCTAGATCCCCGCTAAAGGGCGCTTTTATCTGCTTTTTGGCAATTAAGGTTTGTTTGCTAGCTACCGCAGCACTCGCCTCTTCCAACAAGGCTTTGTTTTGGTCGTAATCGGATTGGGACACGAACTTTTTGTCTATCAATTGAGCGGTGCGTTGATATCGAATTTGCGCCAGGTGCTGTTCGGCCTGTAAACCTTGTAATTCCGCTTGGTCAGTTGCACTATCCAGCTCGATTAACAATTGACCTTGTTTGACCGTTTGTCCTGATTCGAAATGTATCGCCTTAATTTGCCCGGCGACTTCGTTACTGATGTTAATACCCGCTACAGCCCTTAAACTACCGACCGTTGCTAACGAAGCGGGCCATTGCTCTTGTTTAACCTCGGCAATGGCAACCAGCGGAGGCGGCGGTGCTTGCATCTGACTGACGGCTTGATTGATTTGATAGAACTTCGTGCCAAACAGCGCACCTAGAATCAGCACGGTCAATAACAAGACGAGCAAAATACGTTTAATCATGTGCGGATTAGTTGGATTGAGACGGTAGAGGAAAGTCTATCAAATATATAGTGGTGCCATTCTGCGCCAATAGTGGCCTTGATGCGCACGCCCTTCCCATTCGTAAAGGGCATGTTGAACGCCCTTCTCGGCGAGTGTTTGACTCAATTCATGATTATTCTGCAAAAAAGGATCTTCCTTGCCGATAACCAGCGTGATTTCCATTTGCCGCAAACGCGCCAGTTGGGCGTCGCTATTCAGATTAGGTAAAAAATGGCTTGGTGTATGGAAGTAAACATGGTCGTCGTAATAGCCGTCGAACAGGTTCCTGAAACATTCAACTTCCAGGGTCAAGTCGAAACGCCCTGAAAATGCCACCAATTTTTTAAATAAATGGGGATGCCGGAAAGCAATATTGGCAGCATGAAAACCGCCTAAACTGCAGCCGTGAGCAATGACACAGGGATGCGGATTTTTCAAGGCCATGAACGGCATGATCTCGTTCAATATATAGTCTTCGAAAAACATGTGGCGCTGAATACGGTCTTTAGGCCGCCGCCAAAAACAGTAAAAAGTTTCGTGATCGATACTGTCAACGCAATACAGCTGTATCTGACCCGCTTCAATTTTATTACGGAGCCGTTCGACAATGCCGAGGTTTTCGTACTCGTAAAAACGACCGTCGCGAGTTGGAAAAATGAGTACTTTGGCGCCGGCATGGCCGAAAACCAGGAACTCCATGTCGCGACCCAAGCGCGGACTGTGCCAGTGATGATATTCGCGATTCATAACCTAAAGCGACGATTCTCCGAAAAAACATTGTAGCTCCGCAATCAATTGCCGCTCTTGATCATGCTGGCGCGGATAATCAAAATGTCCCGCATCCAATACAAATAAAAGCTTGTCTGCTGCCCAAGCGTTGTATATCGCAAACTGTCCGGGTGGTGCGACAACCGGATCGAATAACGCAACTGCGGCGTGCAAGGGCTGTATCGCATAGCGTGCGGAAACAGCAGCATCGTAATAGGCCAATGTGTCAAACACATTATGGTGGTTTTGACTATAGGCTTTTAAAGCTGCAGCACTGCCACTGGTCGGCAAGCTTAAACGCAAAGGCTGATTGCCGAAGGTGGGGACATTCAAGTGCACTCGCTTGATCCTGGAATCCCAAGGCGCCGCCAAGGCTCCGATTCCAGCACCAAAACTAATACCCATGTAGCCGACCTTATCCGAGATTGAAGGATAACGTTCAACTAGAACGGTTACCGCCAACCATAGATCTTCTACACATCCACCTATCACGTAATTATTGGGATCGTCAATACCCTGGACGACATGCTGATTCGGCTGTTCCGGTAATCGTGCGCAACGACTGCGAGATATACCGCGAAAGCAAGGAAAAAGTAAGGCGGCGCCCGGTATTCTGAGATGAAAATCCGGCTGTTCTCGGCCACCATACCCATGGCCGACAACTATGCTTCGCGTAATGGGTTGCGCATCCGGCTCGAGCAACCAGCCGGCTATATGAAAACCATCAGTAGACCGATAGCCTATGTCATAGACACGGTAGCCAGCTCGCAGGCATTGGTAATTCAGAGAAAATTGTGGAGAGACAGATAAGGCTTTTTGATATTTATCCCGCCAAAACCGATTGAAATCGCTAGATTCTTGCGGCGCCGGAACGTTTAACAGATCATCAAGACTGTAACCGTAGCCAGGATCATAGCTGTAATAATGATCGAATAAGCTCACTGGCAACCGGTCTGATTAAATTCTGCTTAGGTCCTTTTGAGTTGGGAGCCTAATTCGTAATGTGGCAATAATCTTTAAGTGGCGGCCAATGCCACCACTCGAAAATCATATGAAGTTCAACGCCACTCACAGCGTGTGTGGGTTGAGTTGGTATTGTTAATGCGCTATTTATTGTCAATCGACAATTTTGAATTTTTCCCTGGAAGCATCAACCATATCCCTCAATTCTTTTCCCGGTTTAAAATGCGGCACATGCTTTTCTGTTAAGGACACTGAATCGCCGGTTTTGGGGTTACGTCCCAATCGTGCTGAACGATGGTGTAATGAAAAACTGCCAAAACCTCTGATTTCTATCCTATCACCACTTGCCAGCGTATCGCTCAAGTGGTCAACAACGCATCTGACTGCCAATTCAACATCTTTAAGCGCGAGATGAGGCTGCTTTCGTGCCAGCATCTCTATCAATTCTGATTTCGTCACATCCAGCCCTGAATAATCAAAAAAGGGTGACATGAGCTAGTCATGCCACCCTTGGAGATGGTTTTACTACTTGTCCATTTG
Encoded proteins:
- a CDS encoding efflux RND transporter periplasmic adaptor subunit; translation: MIKRILLVLLLTVLILGALFGTKFYQINQAVSQMQAPPPPLVAIAEVKQEQWPASLATVGSLRAVAGINISNEVAGQIKAIHFESGQTVKQGQLLIELDSATDQAELQGLQAEQHLAQIRYQRTAQLIDKKFVSQSDYDQNKALLEEASAAVASKQTLIAKKQIKAPFSGDLGIRQVDLGQYLPVGSALILLQKLDPIFLDFNLPERYLSQLSLSQQVTINVQAYPDTGFSGEIVAISPAVEQQSRSLKVQARLANQDRKLHPGMFAQVQIVSGKQSAVLTVPDTALTYNPYGESVFLLTASDKGFTVQNRQVQSGQSRAGRVEIISGLNAGDKVVSAGQVKLRNGMPVAVDKLPTPGEREVAQ
- a CDS encoding esterase family protein: MNREYHHWHSPRLGRDMEFLVFGHAGAKVLIFPTRDGRFYEYENLGIVERLRNKIEAGQIQLYCVDSIDHETFYCFWRRPKDRIQRHMFFEDYILNEIMPFMALKNPHPCVIAHGCSLGGFHAANIAFRHPHLFKKLVAFSGRFDLTLEVECFRNLFDGYYDDHVYFHTPSHFLPNLNSDAQLARLRQMEITLVIGKEDPFLQNNHELSQTLAEKGVQHALYEWEGRAHQGHYWRRMAPLYI
- a CDS encoding acetylxylan esterase, which codes for MSLFDHYYSYDPGYGYSLDDLLNVPAPQESSDFNRFWRDKYQKALSVSPQFSLNYQCLRAGYRVYDIGYRSTDGFHIAGWLLEPDAQPITRSIVVGHGYGGREQPDFHLRIPGAALLFPCFRGISRSRCARLPEQPNQHVVQGIDDPNNYVIGGCVEDLWLAVTVLVERYPSISDKVGYMGISFGAGIGALAAPWDSRIKRVHLNVPTFGNQPLRLSLPTSGSAAALKAYSQNHHNVFDTLAYYDAAVSARYAIQPLHAAVALFDPVVAPPGQFAIYNAWAADKLLFVLDAGHFDYPRQHDQERQLIAELQCFFGESSL
- a CDS encoding integration host factor subunit beta, giving the protein MTKSELIEMLARKQPHLALKDVELAVRCVVDHLSDTLASGDRIEIRGFGSFSLHHRSARLGRNPKTGDSVSLTEKHVPHFKPGKELRDMVDASREKFKIVD